The following is a genomic window from Pecten maximus chromosome 19, xPecMax1.1, whole genome shotgun sequence.
CGACGAAGATGCCATCCCCACGGTTGTAGCCATTCCCATGGTTGAGAAGGATATGGTCATACACGATAGGTCTACCTCGGGTGATCGTATGTAGATCACTGCTCAACTCGGCAGTGAAAGCCACTCCGGCCAAGTCCTGAAGCTGCCGTCTATCACCttaaacaataacatttcataaatatcatattggggACGatgttttttattgattgattttttgtttgtttgtttgtttgtttgtttttgtttttgttatggCTTATCAACTGATGGATGAGTtagattgataagttgtgagcctcgtattgaaggaggtactcaaggatgttctttttaagtcctactattctctgactatatagggccgtgtacccaaggactggtctcatttggttagtttatatcgacgagttAGCACTCAagaaacaagacaagcggcttttgcacaaaatcggttagggttaaggttaggtttagggtgaaagagtctgtcattgccatggccgccattcacgattgtgacTTTAAATTTATTGAGCATttgccttattcacctgatctcacTTTATCAGACTTTCatttatttccaaaactgaaaacagctttTTCAGGCACCCTTAcccctaacatgcagtggatgactttctgaacagccaagaaaacttcttctataaaagtggcattgaggcccttaaacaccgctggcaaaagtgtatagatactgaaggggattatgttgaaaaataatacaaaatgtccggcaaaattcaaatccttcaatatgaggctcacaacatatcaatcagccctcatGTATTatgctttttttcttttttttttgctggaACTCGTCAGTGATCGGGACAGCAAAAAGAAAAGATGAAAACTTTGTAGGTAAGTCATTCAAGTATTTCGCTGTCAGAGttgtgataaaaaatatttttcgtGCTTACGTGATGCGCCGGTGTGAGGTTTTTGTCCAACAATGCCTTTGAGATTTTGGATTTCCTCGGCCATCATTTCGTTACTTCTCTTCAGTTTTGCCATTTCAGATTTTATCTCGCTCAACTCCTGTATGATGTCGCCATCTGACTCGGCCGAAACGCAAAGATATAGGCCGACTAATAGACAAAGTATGCCATTTTTCCTCAACATGGCTGCAATAAGCACCGTATCGAATCTGTGTCCAACACGTTTtcacaccagtatatatatcgTTATCTTAAAGGTATCAACTATATTTAGATAAAATGTCATTGTATGTTCCGGATATAACGAGACAATGCGTCCTTGAgccagtttttagctcacctggtccgaaggaccaaggtgagcttatgccataccgttgcgtccgtcgtccgtccgtccgtccgtctgtcgtccgtctgtcgtccgtcgtccgtccgtccgtccgtccgtccgtcaacaattgacttcttcttcataaccacacatcagaatttgaccaaatttggtcagaagcatccctatgggtaggggactcagaattgtacaaatgatggggctgaccccctgggggcctctggggcggggccaaaaggggtcatttttgcggtattgatataaacgacttcttctctgaaaccaagcaatttctatcactcatatttgcctggtagcatcattatggggtggggattcaaaattgtacaaatgatggggctgaccccccaggggcctgaggggtggggccaaatttggtcaatcgggctatattcatataattgacttcttctctggaacaaaacaatggatatctctcatattttaatggtagcatcaccttggggtaggaatttgaaattgtacaaatgacggggctgaccccctggtgtctgaggggcggggccaaaaggggtcagttttacagaattgatataaacgacttctgctctgaaactaaacaatggatatcacttatatttacctggtagcatccctatggagtggggattcaaaattgtacaaatggtggagctgacccccaaggggtctgaggggcggggccaaaaggggtcaatttggctctcttaatataaacgacttcttctctgaaaccaagcaatggatatcgctcatatttgcctggtagcatcactatggggtggggattaaaaattgtacaaatgatggagctgaccccccgggggcctgaggggcggggccaaatgtggtcaattgggatatattgatattagcgacttcttcctctgaaaccaagcaatggatattgctcatatttgcctggtagcatcactattgggtgggcattcaaaattgtacaaatggtgaggctgaccccccgggggcctgaggggcggggccaagaggggtcaatttggctgaattgatttgaacaacttcttttctgaaactaagcaagagatatcgctcatatttgcctggtagcatccttttgggtagggattcaaaattttataaaggaaggaactgacccccactccccccggggtgcagaaggcggagtcaaaaggggtcaattggtttaaacaacttcttttctgaaactaagcaatggatatcactcacatttgtgtggtagcatccctatggggttgtgccaaaagttaattttatttcatggattaatgcattttttgacatcaaatcctcacgtacccatataaaatgcctatgatatattgacctagcaataccagtgacaaatacacttcatcattcttgtttcatatctcatgaaatccaggtgagcgatacaggccctctgggcctcttgttttaatctCCTGTCAACTTGGCATATATTTAGGTGCTGGGGGTGTATGAGAAATTACAGACCAAGAAATTGACTTCCCCACCCCAACTCTCTCCCTCGTGATACTTACAAGATTACCCCGGGAACAATAGTAAAGTAAAAAGTTTATATACGAAAATGACTTGCTGTCTTCTTTATGCCGAATTTgtagaaattgattttttttttataatttactttttattcagtttttcagcaatacaatgtacattatatatgatatgactTGCTCATATTTACTGTTCACACAAACACATCTAAACCTGTCCACACAAAACCAGctacaatatagatatatatatagactatacagttattaattactgtattatcaatcacacatacacaccatcACATATGCACACACAAACCCTCACACACATTTTGCtagaaaaaacattttacaatttctatactatatacatgtaatgattttattatCCAACTACACACATCACTCCAtacacatatacaaaatatgctagaaaatatatcaatcttatacacacatacaaaatatgctaGAAATCATATCAatcttatacacacatacaaagtatgctagaaaatatatcaatcTTATGCACATCActtcatacacacatacaaaatatccTACCATGTTTAAAAGAAATTGGTTGAAAAAATGTAGATCTCTCAGGAAAAGATCGAATACCGAAAAAAAGCAGTtgaattggattttttttctaggagacacaacttcatatCAGGATTATAATGTCttccaagtttcaaagagacagataaaaaaaattaaggagGAGATTGCCGGACAAAATCaaattctgaaataaacaaaggacaAAAATGATTGAATCAATATCATTTCCATGCATGCATAACCTCATATCATGATCAAAAGCTCacaaagtttcaaagaaatcggTCGATATGAATAGGAGGGGTTGCCGGCCAAACGAAAGTTTACGCCGGACGGATCGACGGACACACAACGCCATACCATGATACTCCTGTCATTTTTTAAACCAATTTCCTTTAAACTTTAAAGGCATTATGGGTAATTATGATATTGGTATGTTTGTCCGGAAAGAATTTTGATGCAGCggtttttgcaaaagttattgccaTTTGTTCATTTCactatttgatttttgtttggaGATTTCCTCTTACATTTTTCGAccgattttttttaacaatttataatgtattaGAATCATGATTATACCTTATCGATATAAAGTTACGTTACTGTAGGAGAATTGAAACAACTAAAGTAACTAATTctgttttcaatcaatttttttcattaatatcatAGTAATATACttgtctttttttaaattctacGTAATTAAGTTATGATTTAGTTAAATATAATACCTTAATATCGCCTGATTCAGTTGATCAGTATCCACCGGTACATGTGTACTCATGCGGGTGGATTTATACACAGTTATGTTGACGTTTGGACGTGTGcgtgtacatttacatgtgtagGGATTAGTTTGttcattaatacatgtgtgttatatttatctGTTTACTACACAATCCGTGATTTATTTTCCTATGAAGTGACTGGTTCATATAAACAGTTTACCGAAGTTAATTGTCACCGGCGCCTGTGTTTCAGCAGTAATCGGCACAGTTTCCCTATCATTGTGTGAAAGAGAAATGGAAAATGCCGAGTGTCCCGTCAGGATTCGAACCACGGGTCCCCGGCGTGATAATCCACGGCCATCTACCCCCAGGACCAAAGACGCATATTCCGTCGACTGCGCGAAAACACATATTTAACTATATACAAGCCTCACCAATTCACTCCTTTTACAACTGGTACACTATGCATACATTACAGAAAAACTCAGACTTCAGTTTTACGAAGGTATTTCccatttttatacaaatatatagtatttctgatgcaaaaaaaaaagaagtaaaaaTGGTGCCGTATGATACTATTAGTGACTTCCgctgtcagtatgatgtgaccgggtgtgttTACTGTCTTGTATGCTATTCCAGTGTGACAGGACTATAAAAACACCCGTCAGTTACTACATCATACATGAACACTGTCTTTCTATGGCCTCTGTTGTTTCGAGACGTAAAACTCAATGAAACTGTCATCGCAGTTCAGTTAATGCTATAAATTTGACTGTACTCTGATGTCACACTTATTGTTATagtttttactatatatatataatatatactctGACGTCACACTTATTGTTATAGTCGtgactatatattatataattaaaagtaaataatgcccttgtgatgtatacatagtaataataaataaaaaaaacaacagaaaatcacaagcgctttcacatgctttgagaacctgaagagcttgctctcaaagcatgtgaaagcgcttgtgattttctggtttgtgtttttttattatcatttatatatatatatacatactctgATGTCACGCTAATTGTTAGGTTTTGTATTTAATCGGATTGCTCATTTCAAATATGCACTAATTAGAGACTTAGACGGATTGGCGACTTCAGTTAAACAAACATGTATGTACGACCATGCTCAAAGCTATCAAAAACGGCGCGCGCTATATACCGGGGTACATCAAGTTATGTTACAATTCGTCCAATTACGTTGTTTGCGGTTCAGTAAAGCTTTAATTGACAGTCTGTATGAAAGGAGAGATAATCTTACtcaaaaagtacaaaaaatcGTCAGTGTCCAGACGGCAAGTAAAtcttataacatatataccacgtGTGTCCGTATTAATAAACTTGGTTAATTTTTTTGTCAGTTATAAATTTGAATCAGTGTTATTTGTAACACGTACTGTGTGACAATATTTACACGGGCTTAGCTTCGTCTACTTTAATATTAAGTGAAATCGAAGAAAGTTCTCGAGTTCGTTACCAAGGGCGATATGTAAACAATTacacgtacgtacgtacgaTTGTCCAGTGTTCATTGATTCGTGACACTGACCGGTCTGGACACATTATCGTTCGAGATCATGGTCAATGAAAAGTGACAGTAGTATACGGGTACACGTTTACTCTAATCAGGTCCGTGGACACGTTCTCCATGcggtatgtacatatataagtttaattgtatatatagtattgtttaATTATTACGATATGTAGATTCATCAGTTTTCATTTATTACATCTATGATGTTATTAGTTTAACACGAATACGTCTCTTATAATTCCGGATAATATTACAGGACATGCTTTGTTGATTAGCTGTACGGTTTACATGTGTGGTAATACAGCGAGCTGTGAGCAGTGTTATGTGCTGTGATATTACAACACTTTTTGACTACGTTGTTGCTAATGTGACGATACCTACTACTTTATGACACCATAAACTCAAAAAGTGACGTCAGAAGAAAAATGCATGGTTGCCGTGAAACCGAAACTTGTTAAGTCTCGATACCCCCTAAATCGGTGTCACTCTTGACCTATAGCTTTTGTTTGCCTGGTGTAGATGCTCCTCTTTAAATCCCGAACTTCAACTTTTGGCTTTATGACCATAGATAAAACCACTCTTATCAAGTTTGTGTGTAGTGGGAGGGGGCGTTTCTTCCCCGAGAAGTTTTCATATTGTGTTGATAGTGCTAAAACGACTCTGCGACATATCTGTCAAATCTCCCATGACACCGTCTAGTGTGGCACTGTGTAGCAAGCTGGTAATGAAAGTTACCCGTGATGAACCAGGATACGATAGTTTACGCGTGATGAACCAGGTTACGATAGTTTACATGTGATTAACCAGGTTACGATAGTTTACACGTGATTAACCAGGTTACGATAGTTAACGTTTGATGAACCAGGTTACGATAGTTTACATATGATTAACCAGGTTACGATAGTTTACACGTGATTAACCAGGTTACGATAGTTTACACGTGATGAACCAGGTTACGATAGTTTACACGTGATTAACCAGGTTACGATAGTTAACGTTTGATGAACCAGGTTATGATAGTTTACACGTGATGAACCAGGTTACGATAGTTTACGTGTGATGAACCAGGTTATGATAGTTAACGTTTGATGAACCAGGTTACGATAGTTTACGTGTGATTAACCAGGTTACGATAGTTAACGTTTGATGAACCAGGTTATGATAGTTTACACGTGATTAACCAGGTTACTATAGTTTACACGTGACGAACCAGGTTACTATAGTTTACACGTGACGAACCAGGTTACTATAGTTTACACGTGATTAAGCAGATTACGATAGTTTACGTGTGACGAACCAGGTTACGATATTTTACACGTGATTAACCAGGTTATGATAGTTTACACGTGATTAACCAGGTTACGATAGTTTACGTGTGATTAACCAGGTTACGATAGTTAACGTGTGATAAACCAGGTTACGATCGTTTACACGTGATGGACCAGTTTACGATAGTTTATCTGTGATGATCCAGGTTACTATAGTTTACACGTGATGAACCAGATTACGATAGTTTACACGTGATGAACCAGGTTACGATAGTTTATGTGTGATGAACCAGGTTACTATAGTTTACACGTGATGAACCAGATTACGATAGTTTACACGTGATGAACCAGGTTACGATAGTTTATGTGTGATGAACCAGGTTACTATAGATTATGTGTGATGAACCAGGTTACGATAGTTTATGTGTGATGAACCAGGTTACTATAGTTTACACGTGATGAACCAGGTTACGATAGTTTACACGTGATGAACCAGGTTACGATAGTTTACGTGTGATGAACCAGGTTACGATAGTTTATGTGTGATGAACCAGGTTACGATAGTTTATGTGTGATGAACCAGGTTACGATAGTTTATGTGTGATGAACCAGGTTGCGATAGTTTACACGTGATGAACCAGATTACGATAGTTTACACGTGATGAACCAGGTTGCGATAGTTTACACGTGATGAACCAGATTACGATAGTTTACACGTGATGAACCAGGTTACTATAGTTTACACGTGATTAACCAGGTAACGATAGTTTATGTGTGATGAACCAGGTTACGATAGTTTATGTGTGATGAACCAGGTTACGATAGTTTACATGTGATTAACCAGGTTACGATAGTTTATGTGTGATGAACCAGGTTACGATAGTTTACCCGTGATTAACCAGGTTACGATAGTTTATCTGTGATGATCCAGGTTACGATAGTTTATGTGTGATTAACCAGGTTACGATAGTTTATCTGTGATTAACCAGGTTACGATAGTTTATCTGTGATGATCCAGGTTACGATAGTTTACACGTGATGAACCAGGTTATGATAGTTTACACGTGATGAACCAGGTTATGATAGTTTACACGTGATGAACCAGGTTACGATAGTTTACACGTGATGAACCAGGTTACGATAGTTTACACGTGATGAACCAGGTTACTATAGTTTACACGTGATGAACCAGGTTACGATATTTTACACGTGATTAACCAGGTTATGATAGTTTACACGTGATTAACCAGGTTACGATAGTTTAGGTGTGATTAACCAGGTTGCGATAGTTAACGTGTGATTAACCAGGTTACGATCGTTTACACGTGATGAACCAGGTTACGATAGTTTACACGTGATGAACCAGGTTACGATAGTTTACACGTGATGAACCAGGTTACTATAGTTTACACGTGATGAACCAGGTTACGATAGTTTATGTGTGATGAACCAGGTTGCGATAGTTTACGTGTGATGAACCAGGTTACGATAAGTTATGTGTGATTAACCAGGTAACGATAGTTTATGTGTGATGAACCAGGTTACGATAGTTTACGTGTGATTAACCAGATTACGATAGTTTATGTGTGATGAACCAGGTTACGATAAGTTATGTGTGATTAACCAGGTAACGATAGTTTATGTGTGATGAACCAGGTTACGATAGTTTACGTGTGATTAACCAGGTTACGATAGTTTATGTGTGATGAACAAGGTTACGATAGTTAACGTGTAATTAACCATGTTACGATAGTTTACGTGTGATTGACCATGTTACGATAGTTTACGTGTGATTAACCAGGTTACGATAGTTTACGTGTGATTTACCAGGTTACGATAGTTTACACGTGGTTAATCAGGTTACGATAGTTTACACGTGATTCACCAGGTTACGATAGTTTACACGTGATTCACCAGGTTACGATAGTTTACACGTGATTAACCAGGTTACGATAGTTAACGTGTGATGAACCAGGTTACGATAGTTTACCAGTGATTAACCAGGTTACTATAGTTTACACGTGATTGACCAGGTTACGATAGTTTACACGTGATTCACCAGGTTACGATAGTTTACGTGTGATGAACCAGGTTACGAAAGTTTACGTGTGATTAACCAGGTTACGATAGTTTACACGTGGTTAATCAGGTTACGATAGTTTACACGTGATTCACCAGGATACGATAGTTTACACGTGATTCACCAGGTTACGATAGTTTACACGTGATTCACCAGGTTACGATAGTTTACACGTGATTAACCAGGTTATGATAGTTTATACGTGATTAACCAGGTTGCGATAGTTTACACGTGATGAACCAGGTTACGATAGTTTACACGTGATTAACCAGGTTACGATAGTTTACACGTGATTTGATGAACTACACCATGGTACTCTAGCCAGATCACGTGATATCACGTTGTTTTGGAAGTTTTGATTTACACGTTATGTTTATCTGAAATGTACATTTGTTATACATCCACAAAATTCACAATAATAAATGATCTCcatgtaaatattaatgatGTTTTTATGAATTTCAGTGTACTAActaaattacatataaatattaattatctcttttttttatctaaaattcACAGAATAATAACTgaactacatttgtacatttaaatatcgatgactttttttttttaataaaattcaCAGTAATAACTTAActacatatat
Proteins encoded in this region:
- the LOC117317939 gene encoding uncharacterized protein LOC117317939; protein product: MLRKNGILCLLVGLYLCVSAESDGDIIQELSEIKSEMAKLKRSNEMMAEEIQNLKGIVGQKPHTGASRDRRQLQDLAGVAFTAELSSDLHTITRGRPIVYDHILLNHGNGYNRGDGIFVVPLSGVYCFYWNLMTEDTGAFDSSLWSTRGRLGDGYSDRDSTGGNLVTAQLDKGDHVWVQKADNYGDLLT